In the Polyangiaceae bacterium genome, one interval contains:
- a CDS encoding TldD/PmbA family protein, producing the protein MITRRRFMEALAAAGASGCTPAGVPPLPAEHSSAAIPPLGANAATGLEAVLRRALEEAKRAGASYADARIHRRRNERLNAREDHLVGVSSTESYGIGVRVIAEGAWGFSSSSSVTLEDAADAARRAVELAKHNAGPRQRALTLEKAVAHRDEWKTQMDVDPFAVSLEDKARLSLSFWPEVKGVPHIAFCSAWCESIDEWKLLATSDGALLDQRIVRVGAGYELTAKNDKNGDYVTRLVSVPNMQAGWEHVTRGKLTEGARKAAEETVEKLKAPRPRTGKRTVLLAPDHLWLTIHETIGHSTELDRALGYEANLAGTSFATPDKIGQLRYAKDDITFYADRTTRGGLATAGYDDDGVKTERWDLVRNGVLVAFQTTRDQAAWVKGQKGHACSYAQDHRSVPFQRMPNISLAPGKQEKSLQDLIADTDDGVLILGNGSWSIDQQRYNFQFGGQMFYEIKKGKIAHALRDVAYQSNTLEFWNQCDAIGGPASWELHGTLYDGKGEPGQSNPVSHGCPPARFRDVNVLDTGSKKGRG; encoded by the coding sequence ATGATCACTCGACGCCGTTTCATGGAGGCCCTGGCCGCTGCCGGAGCTTCGGGCTGTACGCCAGCCGGCGTGCCTCCGCTGCCCGCGGAGCATTCCTCCGCCGCAATACCGCCGCTCGGGGCGAACGCAGCTACCGGCCTGGAGGCTGTCTTGAGGCGAGCGCTGGAAGAGGCCAAGCGCGCGGGCGCCAGCTACGCAGATGCCCGAATTCATCGCCGGCGCAATGAGCGGCTCAACGCGCGGGAAGATCACTTGGTCGGAGTGTCGTCGACGGAGAGTTACGGCATCGGTGTACGCGTGATCGCAGAGGGCGCCTGGGGCTTCTCGTCGAGTAGCAGCGTGACCTTGGAAGATGCCGCGGACGCTGCGCGTCGTGCGGTGGAGCTAGCCAAGCACAACGCCGGCCCCCGGCAGCGCGCGCTCACTTTGGAAAAGGCGGTTGCCCATCGCGACGAGTGGAAGACGCAGATGGACGTGGATCCCTTCGCGGTGTCGCTGGAAGACAAGGCGCGTCTTTCGCTTTCGTTTTGGCCCGAGGTCAAAGGGGTGCCGCACATCGCGTTCTGCTCCGCTTGGTGCGAGTCCATCGACGAGTGGAAGCTGCTGGCGACGAGTGATGGCGCACTACTGGACCAGCGCATCGTGCGCGTGGGCGCCGGCTATGAGCTGACCGCCAAGAACGACAAGAACGGCGACTACGTGACCCGCCTGGTGTCGGTGCCGAACATGCAGGCAGGGTGGGAGCACGTGACCCGGGGCAAGCTGACCGAGGGCGCACGCAAGGCAGCCGAGGAGACCGTGGAGAAGCTGAAAGCGCCGCGCCCCCGCACCGGGAAGCGCACGGTGCTGCTGGCGCCGGATCACCTCTGGCTCACCATTCACGAGACCATTGGCCATTCCACCGAGCTGGATCGCGCTCTGGGCTACGAAGCGAACTTGGCCGGCACTTCTTTCGCCACTCCTGACAAGATAGGTCAGCTGCGCTACGCGAAAGACGACATCACCTTCTACGCCGATCGCACCACCCGCGGGGGGCTGGCCACGGCGGGCTACGACGACGATGGCGTGAAGACGGAGCGTTGGGATTTGGTGCGGAACGGTGTGCTCGTCGCCTTCCAGACCACCCGAGATCAGGCGGCCTGGGTGAAGGGACAGAAGGGGCACGCCTGCTCCTACGCGCAAGACCATCGCTCCGTCCCCTTTCAACGCATGCCGAACATTTCCCTGGCCCCGGGCAAGCAAGAGAAGTCCCTGCAGGATCTGATCGCGGATACCGACGATGGCGTGCTCATCCTCGGCAACGGTTCGTGGTCGATCGACCAGCAGCGCTACAACTTCCAGTTCGGCGGCCAGATGTTCTACGAGATCAAGAAAGGCAAGATCGCCCATGCGCTCCGCGACGTGGCCTACCAGAGCAACACGTTGGAGTTCTGGAACCAGTGCGACGCGATAGGAGGGCCCGCCAGCTGGGAGTTGCATGGAACGCTCTACGACGGCAAAGGCGAACCGGGTCAATCCAACCCGGTGAGCCATGGCTGTCCGCCGGCGCGCTTTCGAGACGTCAACGTGCTCGACACGGGCAGCAAGAAGGGCAGGGGCTGA
- a CDS encoding serine/threonine-protein kinase: MDSREDSAKTVPLDDASAESEAATLVAEKQSGSRESAEQNGNRLREKQSGSRGREKQPEGATLASPGAPASAEAALGPASADAATAPTLARSSSGSEPRVVDVGPVSFDAGRRYEERRLLGAGGMGEVRLCADEFVGREVAMKVMHLRSGSTGSARARFLREARVQGQLEHPSIVPVYDIGRDADGNAFFTMKRVKGHTFEEIIVGLREGVPEICERYSHRKLLSSISQVCLAVELAHRRGVVHRDLKPANIMLGDYGEVYVLDWGVAKILGAADLSLAPDGEPESNIDHTAAGALVGTPGYMPPEQATGDIDAIDARSDVYALGVILFELLTQRPFVTGSSLQDVLVQTLRGVDASPRSRAPELDITPELDAICVRACAPDPAQRFGSARELHEAIEAVLDGEQDAEKRRELSRGHVERAHEMLSDPEVSDDRQARAMQELTRALALDPSNRDALKVLTNWVTSPATELPAKAEAELKESERQDRARAAKRMGFGFLSWLLMSPLFLWLGVRSWPCAVLTETTVLLVAGYGLWMWKTGNAGPAYMRWGLVLSFVVVGLSSLLMGPLVFTPAVASTAAAVSMISTRANYITRRFVLLLSLVAVFLPLALQLTGVISPSYAVEGGKLVLLPVVMNLPPVGTLVFLSAATLLHIVLTAVLIGTGVEQLVQAERTNFAQAWRLRRLLPDG; encoded by the coding sequence ATGGACAGCCGAGAGGACTCCGCCAAGACGGTTCCCCTGGACGATGCGAGTGCGGAGAGCGAGGCCGCCACGCTCGTTGCCGAGAAGCAGAGCGGAAGCCGCGAGAGTGCAGAGCAAAACGGAAATCGTTTGCGCGAGAAGCAGAGCGGAAGCCGTGGGCGCGAAAAGCAGCCCGAAGGTGCGACGTTGGCGAGCCCCGGCGCACCGGCCAGCGCCGAAGCCGCCCTAGGGCCCGCCAGTGCAGACGCGGCGACGGCGCCGACCCTGGCGAGGAGTAGCAGCGGCAGCGAGCCGCGCGTGGTGGACGTGGGACCTGTGTCTTTCGATGCCGGTCGTCGCTACGAAGAGCGACGGTTGCTCGGAGCTGGGGGCATGGGTGAGGTGCGCCTGTGCGCGGACGAGTTCGTGGGGCGCGAAGTCGCCATGAAGGTGATGCACCTGCGCAGTGGCTCCACCGGCAGCGCCCGTGCGCGCTTTCTGCGGGAGGCTCGCGTACAGGGGCAGCTGGAGCACCCGAGCATCGTGCCGGTCTACGACATTGGTCGAGACGCCGACGGCAACGCCTTCTTCACCATGAAGCGGGTCAAGGGTCACACCTTCGAGGAGATCATCGTCGGCTTGCGTGAAGGCGTGCCGGAGATCTGTGAGCGATACTCCCATCGCAAGCTGCTCTCGTCGATCTCTCAAGTCTGTCTGGCAGTGGAGCTGGCGCACCGACGTGGCGTCGTGCACCGCGATCTGAAGCCCGCGAACATCATGCTTGGCGACTACGGCGAGGTGTACGTGCTCGATTGGGGCGTCGCCAAGATCCTTGGCGCGGCGGACTTGTCGCTCGCTCCCGATGGCGAGCCGGAATCTAACATCGATCACACCGCGGCGGGCGCTTTGGTCGGCACGCCGGGGTACATGCCGCCGGAGCAAGCGACGGGCGACATCGACGCCATCGATGCGCGCTCGGACGTCTACGCTCTTGGTGTCATCTTGTTCGAACTCTTGACCCAGCGCCCCTTCGTCACGGGAAGCAGCTTGCAGGACGTGCTGGTGCAGACCCTGCGCGGCGTCGACGCTTCGCCTCGCAGCCGCGCGCCGGAGCTGGACATCACGCCCGAACTCGATGCCATCTGCGTGCGGGCTTGCGCGCCGGATCCAGCGCAACGCTTCGGTTCCGCGCGGGAACTGCACGAGGCCATCGAAGCGGTGCTGGATGGCGAACAGGACGCGGAAAAGCGTCGAGAGCTCTCCCGAGGTCACGTGGAACGCGCCCACGAAATGCTCTCGGATCCGGAGGTGAGCGACGATCGGCAAGCGCGCGCCATGCAAGAGCTGACGCGCGCGCTGGCGCTCGACCCCAGCAACCGTGATGCGCTGAAGGTGCTGACGAACTGGGTCACCTCACCCGCGACGGAGCTACCGGCGAAAGCCGAGGCGGAGCTCAAAGAGTCCGAGCGTCAGGATCGCGCGCGCGCGGCCAAGCGCATGGGCTTTGGGTTTCTGAGCTGGCTCTTGATGTCGCCGCTATTCCTGTGGCTCGGCGTGCGCAGCTGGCCCTGCGCGGTGCTCACGGAAACGACGGTGCTCCTGGTAGCCGGCTACGGCCTGTGGATGTGGAAAACGGGGAACGCCGGACCGGCCTACATGCGCTGGGGGCTGGTGCTTTCCTTCGTCGTGGTGGGACTTTCCAGCCTGTTGATGGGACCCCTGGTGTTCACTCCCGCGGTGGCGTCCACGGCGGCGGCGGTGTCGATGATCAGCACGCGGGCGAACTACATCACGCGGCGCTTCGTGCTGCTGCTGTCCCTGGTGGCCGTATTCCTGCCTCTGGCCCTGCAACTAACGGGCGTCATTTCCCCAAGCTACGCGGTGGAAGGTGGCAAGCTGGTGCTGCTGCCAGTCGTGATGAACCTTCCGCCGGTCGGGACTCTGGTGTTCCTGTCTGCGGCGACCCTGCTGCACATCGTGCTGACCGCGGTGCTGATTGGCACGGGCGTCGAGCAACTGGTGCAAGCCGAGCGCACCAACTTCGCCCAGGCTTGGCGACTGCGCCGCTTGTTGCCCGACGGCTGA
- a CDS encoding class I SAM-dependent methyltransferase, with translation MIPEATQVPDCNLCGSPSKGIVVGNKGRFGMDVRNIACSECGLVQISPRPDHAAMMDYYRGTYRQHYGDVRYPVAGGGTAGAGEPGYDAALEAWHRNQAANAIALGGTQPGARVLEIGCRHGRTLTLMREQLGIEAHGIEPGPEEAEMARRANVQCSTCTLEEYAAEQRFDQIQLFHVLEHFHDPLAQLIRLRALLAPKGKLVIEVPNVYQPYGALEENFFQNVHLYSFSPNTLAALCRRAGLRPLHVLDRGALFAVAASDGNPESALPRPWSRELLPSREEDAAWVAERLATYARLEHERIAFRVQGPSIEALERITQLLARPGFPNHTADCVAEMSEFFVQHGSPRAAGVIAMAASVGPHPPELKHAFRELARVAAEQASRAVGASLG, from the coding sequence ATGATTCCCGAAGCAACTCAGGTCCCGGACTGCAACCTCTGTGGCTCTCCGAGCAAGGGCATCGTCGTGGGGAACAAGGGGCGCTTCGGCATGGACGTGCGCAACATTGCCTGCAGCGAGTGCGGCTTGGTGCAGATCAGTCCGCGGCCGGACCACGCTGCGATGATGGACTACTACCGCGGCACCTATCGCCAGCACTACGGCGACGTACGCTATCCCGTAGCGGGAGGTGGCACGGCAGGCGCGGGCGAGCCGGGCTACGACGCTGCGTTGGAGGCCTGGCATCGAAACCAAGCCGCCAACGCCATTGCTCTGGGAGGCACGCAACCGGGCGCCCGCGTGCTCGAGATCGGGTGCCGACACGGTCGCACGCTGACGTTGATGCGCGAACAACTTGGCATCGAGGCCCATGGCATCGAACCAGGACCCGAAGAAGCAGAGATGGCGCGCCGGGCCAACGTGCAGTGCAGCACCTGCACGCTGGAAGAGTACGCAGCCGAGCAGCGGTTCGATCAGATCCAACTGTTCCACGTGCTCGAGCACTTTCACGATCCTCTGGCCCAGTTGATCCGGCTTCGAGCGCTGCTTGCGCCCAAGGGCAAGCTCGTGATCGAAGTGCCCAACGTGTACCAACCCTACGGCGCGCTGGAGGAGAACTTCTTCCAGAACGTGCACCTGTACTCCTTCAGCCCCAACACCCTCGCGGCGCTCTGCCGTCGTGCAGGCCTACGTCCTCTGCACGTCTTGGATCGCGGCGCCCTCTTCGCGGTCGCAGCGTCGGATGGCAATCCCGAGAGCGCGTTGCCACGCCCCTGGTCTCGTGAACTGCTACCTAGTCGCGAAGAAGACGCGGCGTGGGTGGCGGAGCGGCTCGCGACCTACGCGCGCCTCGAGCACGAGCGCATCGCCTTTCGCGTGCAAGGCCCCAGCATCGAGGCGCTCGAGCGCATCACTCAGCTGCTGGCGCGCCCGGGTTTTCCCAATCACACGGCGGACTGCGTGGCGGAGATGAGCGAGTTCTTCGTGCAGCACGGTTCGCCGCGGGCCGCCGGGGTCATCGCCATGGCGGCCTCGGTCGGACCCCATCCTCCTGAGCTCAAACACGCGTTCCGAGAGCTGGCCCGGGTCGCGGCGGAGCAAGCGAGCCGCGCCGTGGGAGCGTCACTGGGCTGA
- a CDS encoding glycoside hydrolase family 71/99-like protein, producing MRWALLAAILLLSCSAGDDGTGVAGGGNGGAAAAAGAGGSVGGNGSGGTAGSTGGSSSGGASSGGASSGGASGSSSGGAVGSGGTAGAAPVDASSLTNKLLYGYQGWFACKGDGAPPNRWVHWFKNDAPTAANLTFEMWPDLSELTPNELFPTSLTIGGQPASLYSAWTQQTVVRHFAWMQAAGMDGVFLQRFVSELKDPAFKSLRDQVAKNVMAGAEQHGRVFAVMYDISGADAGTLAQTLKDDWAYLVDTLKLTSSSRYLKHGGKPVLAIWGYGFTDRPGTPAELSSLQQHFQSQAPSQQQVTLIGGVPTYWRTLNNDSKTDSAWLAAYRGFDVLSPWAVGRFADDAGADDFKNKQIVPDLADAKAHGVVYMPVVWPGFSWKNLNGGPLNQIPRRAGKFWWRQVYNAVSAGAPTLYGAMFDEVDEGTAMFKLAPTASAVPSEGSFLTLDADGTALSSDFYLRLGGDGARMLRGEIAVTATPPTSAQ from the coding sequence ATGCGGTGGGCACTTTTGGCGGCAATCCTGCTTCTGAGCTGTAGCGCGGGCGACGACGGGACTGGAGTTGCCGGCGGTGGAAACGGTGGCGCGGCGGCCGCGGCGGGCGCTGGGGGAAGCGTCGGCGGGAATGGCAGTGGAGGCACGGCGGGCAGCACCGGTGGAAGCAGCAGCGGCGGTGCCAGTAGCGGCGGTGCCAGCAGCGGCGGCGCCAGTGGTTCCAGTAGCGGCGGTGCCGTTGGTAGCGGTGGCACGGCGGGCGCGGCTCCCGTGGATGCGAGCAGTCTCACCAACAAGCTGCTCTACGGCTACCAAGGCTGGTTCGCTTGCAAGGGCGATGGTGCCCCACCGAATCGGTGGGTGCATTGGTTCAAGAACGACGCACCGACGGCCGCCAATCTCACCTTCGAAATGTGGCCTGATCTGTCCGAGCTGACGCCAAACGAACTGTTCCCCACCAGCCTGACCATCGGAGGACAGCCCGCATCGCTTTACTCCGCGTGGACGCAGCAGACCGTGGTGCGTCACTTTGCGTGGATGCAAGCGGCAGGCATGGATGGTGTCTTCTTGCAGCGCTTCGTGTCGGAGTTGAAGGACCCTGCGTTCAAGTCGCTTCGGGATCAAGTCGCGAAGAACGTGATGGCCGGCGCGGAGCAACACGGCAGGGTGTTCGCCGTCATGTACGACATCTCGGGTGCCGACGCAGGCACTCTGGCCCAGACGCTGAAAGACGACTGGGCGTACCTAGTCGATACCTTGAAGCTCACGAGCAGCTCGCGCTACTTGAAGCACGGCGGCAAGCCGGTTCTGGCCATTTGGGGCTACGGCTTCACGGATCGACCGGGTACTCCGGCCGAGCTGTCGAGCCTGCAACAGCATTTTCAAAGCCAGGCGCCGAGCCAGCAGCAAGTCACCTTGATCGGAGGCGTGCCGACCTACTGGCGCACCTTGAACAACGACTCCAAGACCGACAGCGCGTGGCTCGCTGCCTATCGCGGCTTCGACGTGCTGAGTCCGTGGGCGGTCGGGCGCTTCGCCGACGACGCAGGTGCGGACGACTTCAAGAACAAGCAGATCGTACCGGATCTGGCCGACGCCAAGGCCCACGGCGTGGTCTACATGCCCGTGGTGTGGCCCGGCTTTTCTTGGAAGAACTTGAACGGCGGGCCGCTCAATCAAATCCCGAGACGCGCCGGCAAGTTCTGGTGGCGTCAGGTCTACAACGCCGTGTCCGCTGGCGCGCCCACCCTCTATGGCGCGATGTTCGACGAGGTGGACGAGGGCACTGCGATGTTCAAGCTGGCGCCTACCGCGTCCGCCGTCCCAAGCGAAGGTTCGTTCCTCACCTTGGACGCAGACGGGACGGCGCTTTCGTCGGACTTCTATCTGCGCCTCGGCGGTGATGGCGCTCGCATGCTGCGCGGCGAGATAGCAGTTACCGCGACGCCGCCGACTTCAGCCCAGTGA
- a CDS encoding sigma-70 family RNA polymerase sigma factor: MPPPPSPARPDAARARAFVQTHAGFVSRVLWSAGVPRVAIDDAAQQVFMVALERLDELRDPRAFLYTVATRTAHATRRSEARVPLGSDPDAAAALSDDAPAPDDLLSRKRARDLLDSVLEQMPDGVRTVFVLFEIEGMTMAEIATALELAPGTVASRLRRGREIFQTEAKRVRARTQRGDAR, from the coding sequence ATGCCGCCCCCTCCTTCGCCAGCCCGGCCCGACGCGGCGCGCGCCCGGGCGTTCGTCCAGACCCACGCAGGCTTCGTGAGCCGCGTGCTGTGGAGTGCGGGCGTGCCGCGGGTAGCGATCGACGACGCAGCGCAGCAAGTGTTCATGGTTGCCTTGGAGCGCCTGGACGAGTTGCGCGATCCGCGCGCGTTCCTCTACACGGTCGCCACGCGCACCGCCCACGCAACCCGCCGCAGTGAAGCGCGCGTGCCGCTGGGTTCTGATCCCGACGCGGCGGCCGCTCTGTCGGACGATGCGCCCGCCCCTGACGACTTGCTGAGCCGCAAGCGCGCTCGCGACTTGCTCGACTCCGTCCTGGAGCAGATGCCCGACGGCGTGCGCACCGTGTTCGTGTTGTTCGAGATCGAAGGGATGACCATGGCAGAAATCGCGACTGCGCTCGAGCTCGCGCCGGGCACCGTCGCGTCGCGGTTGCGGCGCGGTCGCGAGATCTTTCAGACAGAGGCCAAGCGAGTTCGGGCTCGCACGCAGCGGGGAGACGCACGATGA
- a CDS encoding serine hydrolase: MAQSTPSARASAAVPPTASKPESDPPADASADSAASAPDPYRPVDPAALGALEEEARTTGSSALVVRQDGKLLRSSWFGSGRAPIQSMSITKSVLALVVGCLLKEGKLSVETPVAQFFPAWNGSPKAKITVSHLLSHSSGLEEGDSTSEIYRSKSFVDHALSSKLQFEPGTHYEYGNRAANLLAGVIARAAGKTTEQASKECLFEPLGIQRFVWSVDARGQAHGLAGLFLLPDDLAKIGELVLGRGVYEGRRVLPEDWVLKVTESPAPQEPPHKPMAWLWWRLSERTTRVVDDTILDAWRRAKVPEEVTAKVQPLSGRAFTSNLEFVGALREAFGDASLKVLSEEVYAKKLPDAHYSFGRFLGSYAHGSLGQFLVVVPEQKLVAVRMRRPPRSAVERKSVEKSFPDFPDRVIALTQLRQEATTFSK; encoded by the coding sequence ATGGCGCAGAGCACGCCATCCGCCCGTGCCAGTGCGGCCGTACCGCCTACAGCGAGCAAGCCCGAGTCCGATCCGCCTGCGGACGCGAGCGCGGACTCCGCTGCGTCCGCCCCGGACCCCTATCGCCCCGTCGACCCGGCCGCGTTGGGTGCGCTCGAGGAGGAAGCGCGGACCACAGGTTCCTCTGCACTCGTCGTGAGGCAAGACGGCAAGCTCCTTCGTTCGAGTTGGTTCGGCTCGGGGCGGGCTCCCATTCAGAGCATGAGCATCACCAAGAGTGTGCTGGCGCTCGTGGTGGGTTGCTTGCTCAAAGAGGGAAAGCTGAGCGTCGAGACACCAGTGGCTCAGTTCTTTCCAGCTTGGAATGGGTCCCCCAAGGCGAAGATCACTGTCTCGCATCTGCTGAGCCACAGCAGCGGGCTCGAAGAGGGCGATAGCACCTCGGAGATCTACCGCAGCAAGAGCTTCGTCGACCACGCGCTGTCCTCGAAGCTGCAGTTCGAACCAGGCACTCACTACGAGTATGGCAACCGCGCCGCGAATCTTCTGGCTGGCGTGATCGCGCGTGCGGCCGGAAAAACGACGGAGCAAGCGAGCAAGGAGTGCCTGTTCGAGCCCCTTGGCATCCAGCGCTTCGTGTGGAGCGTGGATGCGCGGGGCCAGGCGCACGGTTTGGCCGGGCTGTTCCTGCTACCCGACGACCTGGCGAAGATCGGCGAGCTGGTTCTTGGGCGGGGCGTCTACGAAGGACGCCGCGTGCTGCCCGAGGACTGGGTGCTGAAGGTCACCGAGTCTCCGGCCCCCCAAGAACCCCCACACAAACCCATGGCGTGGTTGTGGTGGCGCTTGTCCGAGCGCACCACCCGCGTGGTGGATGACACGATCCTCGACGCTTGGCGTCGGGCGAAGGTCCCCGAAGAGGTGACTGCAAAGGTGCAGCCGCTGAGTGGCCGTGCCTTCACGTCCAACCTCGAATTCGTCGGAGCGCTGCGAGAAGCATTCGGCGACGCTTCGCTCAAGGTGCTCAGCGAGGAGGTCTACGCCAAGAAGCTGCCCGACGCGCACTACTCCTTCGGTCGCTTCTTGGGCAGCTACGCGCACGGCAGCCTGGGCCAGTTCCTGGTCGTCGTGCCCGAGCAGAAACTCGTTGCAGTGCGGATGCGGCGTCCGCCGCGCAGCGCCGTGGAGCGCAAGAGCGTGGAAAAGTCTTTCCCGGATTTCCCCGATCGCGTGATCGCCCTGACTCAGTTGCGGCAGGAAGCCACGACATTCTCGAAGTAG
- a CDS encoding PQQ-dependent sugar dehydrogenase has translation MHRTVKFALSFTAIGVLLALGGCGGDDDSSGSGGTTADGGGSGGTSAAGGVGASSGSGGTSIGGSSGSGATGGGSAGTGGGSAGTGGGSAGTGGGSAGTGGAGTGGVGTGGAGTGGAGTGGAGTGGSGTGGAGTGGSGNAAFNCTAASGTAGNLKLTQVATGYSTPLLVKSPDGESNRLFVVQKNGNILLIKNGAKVNTPFLNISARVTTNANERGLLGLAFHPNYASNGRFYVHYSSGNAATAPIGDTVISEFVAGTVANPNGASDTADSASEKVLLTASQPYTNHNGGAIEFKPGGGSRLFIALGDGGSGGDPDNNGQTVSTLLGKILRIDVDTTTGTKKYGIPAGNMTGGGALPELWSYGVRNPWRTTFDACNGDMYIADVGQNTYEEVNVEPSNKGSGSNYGWRIMEASACYNNQPCTKTGLVVPVAEYTHASGCSITGGYVYRGSKIPWLRGTYIYADYCSGRFWTFRWTGSAATNKQEITSDINPSTAVKNVYSFGQDGSGELYIAAGSNVYRIDPE, from the coding sequence ATGCATCGTACCGTCAAGTTCGCGCTTTCTTTCACCGCGATCGGTGTATTGCTCGCCCTAGGCGGCTGCGGAGGGGATGACGACTCGAGCGGCAGTGGAGGCACGACCGCCGACGGTGGCGGTAGCGGCGGAACCTCTGCCGCGGGCGGTGTGGGGGCCAGCTCCGGCAGCGGCGGCACCAGCATCGGCGGCAGCTCTGGCAGCGGGGCAACGGGCGGCGGCAGTGCCGGAACCGGAGGCGGTAGCGCCGGAACTGGAGGCGGTAGCGCCGGAACTGGAGGCGGTAGCGCCGGAACTGGCGGTGCAGGCACCGGGGGAGTTGGAACCGGCGGAGCAGGAACAGGCGGCGCGGGGACCGGCGGTGCGGGCACGGGTGGAAGCGGAACAGGCGGCGCGGGGACCGGTGGTAGCGGCAACGCTGCCTTCAACTGCACGGCGGCCAGCGGCACCGCGGGCAATCTGAAGTTGACGCAGGTGGCGACGGGCTACAGCACGCCGCTCTTGGTCAAGAGCCCCGACGGCGAAAGCAACCGCCTGTTCGTCGTGCAGAAGAACGGCAACATCCTGCTCATCAAGAACGGCGCCAAGGTGAACACGCCGTTCTTGAACATCTCCGCCCGCGTGACGACGAACGCCAACGAGCGTGGATTGCTCGGGCTGGCCTTCCACCCCAACTACGCGAGCAACGGCCGATTCTACGTTCACTACAGCAGTGGCAACGCGGCGACCGCCCCCATCGGCGACACGGTGATCAGTGAGTTCGTGGCGGGAACCGTGGCGAATCCCAACGGTGCGTCGGACACGGCAGACTCGGCCTCGGAAAAGGTACTGCTCACTGCCAGTCAGCCGTATACGAACCACAACGGTGGGGCCATCGAGTTCAAGCCGGGGGGCGGCAGCCGTCTGTTCATCGCGCTGGGAGACGGCGGAAGCGGTGGCGACCCGGACAACAACGGGCAGACCGTGAGCACGCTGCTGGGGAAGATCCTGCGCATCGACGTCGATACCACCACGGGCACGAAGAAGTACGGGATCCCGGCCGGAAACATGACGGGCGGTGGCGCACTGCCGGAGCTTTGGTCCTACGGCGTCCGCAACCCGTGGCGCACGACCTTCGATGCCTGCAACGGCGACATGTACATCGCCGACGTCGGACAGAACACGTACGAAGAAGTGAACGTCGAGCCTTCGAACAAAGGCAGCGGTTCGAACTACGGCTGGCGCATCATGGAAGCGTCGGCCTGCTACAACAACCAGCCCTGCACCAAGACGGGCCTGGTCGTCCCCGTGGCAGAGTACACGCACGCATCGGGCTGCTCGATAACGGGCGGCTACGTCTACCGCGGCTCGAAGATCCCGTGGCTGCGCGGCACGTACATCTACGCCGACTACTGCTCGGGTCGCTTCTGGACGTTCCGCTGGACGGGCAGCGCTGCCACGAACAAGCAAGAAATCACGAGCGACATCAACCCGTCGACGGCGGTGAAGAACGTGTACTCCTTCGGTCAGGACGGCAGCGGCGAGCTGTACATCGCGGCAGGCAGCAACGTGTACCGCATCGATCCAGAGTGA
- a CDS encoding SDR family NAD(P)-dependent oxidoreductase gives MNFKSRWVMITGASAGLGRELALQLGRDYGANIVAVARREDRLNALRDELKEMGSEVLPLAAELSQVDEVDRVYEEATRRVDLYGAILNAGVTHFGDWHELSWEAFQQMLNVNVVSVVRLTNLLLPYMQKQDQGGGLLLVSSMAGLAPVPYQAAYSGTKAFLVHYGCSLFHEARGKNVSVTTFAPGGIATDMTAGARFDSLRTWLMPVDRCAKSAIEGYRRRKYLHVPGVVYKVLAALNNVAPEPFSTGRVAAQYRASLNAAKNGQ, from the coding sequence ATGAACTTCAAGTCGCGCTGGGTGATGATCACCGGCGCATCCGCAGGGTTGGGCCGTGAGCTCGCGCTACAACTGGGCCGAGACTACGGCGCCAACATCGTCGCCGTCGCGCGGCGCGAGGACCGCCTGAACGCCCTGCGCGACGAGCTCAAAGAGATGGGTTCGGAGGTCCTGCCACTGGCGGCGGAGCTAAGCCAGGTCGACGAAGTCGACAGGGTCTATGAAGAAGCCACGCGCCGTGTCGATCTGTACGGCGCAATCCTCAACGCGGGGGTGACGCACTTCGGTGACTGGCACGAGCTGAGCTGGGAAGCGTTTCAGCAGATGCTCAACGTGAACGTGGTCAGCGTAGTGCGCCTCACGAACTTGCTCTTGCCCTACATGCAGAAGCAAGATCAGGGCGGCGGCCTGCTCTTGGTGTCTTCCATGGCGGGGCTGGCCCCGGTTCCCTACCAAGCGGCTTACTCGGGAACCAAGGCGTTCCTCGTGCACTACGGCTGCAGTCTGTTTCACGAGGCACGCGGCAAGAACGTCTCGGTGACGACCTTTGCGCCCGGCGGCATCGCGACGGACATGACCGCAGGCGCCCGCTTCGACTCCCTGCGCACTTGGCTGATGCCAGTCGATCGCTGCGCCAAGAGCGCCATCGAAGGCTACCGTCGCCGCAAGTACCTTCACGTTCCGGGAGTCGTCTACAAGGTGCTCGCCGCCCTGAACAACGTCGCGCCGGAGCCCTTCTCGACGGGGCGAGTCGCCGCGCAGTATCGCGCCTCCCTGAACGCCGCGAAGAACGGCCAGTAG